From the genome of Papaver somniferum cultivar HN1 chromosome 2, ASM357369v1, whole genome shotgun sequence, one region includes:
- the LOC113350652 gene encoding probable serine incorporator, which yields MVNTTSNNTTICISNVVVWDLLLVLMFFVPDNIISLYGTLSNFRSGLFLLVPVIILLDATNTWNDVWVERGERKWCIPLLVVFVCYITTLTISGLMFAWFNPSCHDCNLNVFFIVMTIILAFGFVIITLQANASLLPSSVISVYCSYVLYSALSSESRDYVCNGLNNSLKGVTTRKLILGMLTTVISVLYCACRAGSSLKSGDRNPFVNFEQRKDREPDVVPFGYSYTFFQLIFAFASMHSNMLITVSANTRAYQLIPDHIDADRYYFGAPLWNIEQY from the exons ATGGTGAACACCACTTCCAATAACACCACTATCTGTATTTCAAAT GTTGTGGTGTGGGATTTGCTCTTGGTCCTCATGTTTTTCGTTCCTGATAACATTATCTCATTATACG GAACATTATCAAACTTTAGATCGGGGTTGTTTCTTCTGGTTCCAGTTATTATACTGCTGGATGCCACAAATACATGGAATGATGTCTGGGTTGAGAGAGGTGAACGCAAATG GTGCATACCGTTACTTGTTGTATTTGTGTGCTATATAACAACACTTACAATATCAGGACTAATGTTCGCTTGGTTCAACCCCTCATGCCATGACTGCAATCTTAATGTGTTCTTTATTGTCATGACCATCATTCTCGCATTTGGTTTTGTAATTATTACATTGCAG GCTAATGCAAGTCTTTTGCCATCTTCGGTTATTTCTGTGTACTGTTCGTATGTGCTCTACAGTGCTCTCTCAAGTGAGTCTCGAGATTACGTGTGCAATGGTCTCAACAACAGTTTAAAAGGAGTAACCACGCGTAAGCTAATTCTTGGTATGCTCACAACAGTTATCTCTGTCTTGTACTGTGCTTGCCGGGCTGGATCCTCGCTAAAGTCAG GTGACAGAAACCCTTTTGTGAACTTTGAGCAGAGAAAGGACAGAGAACCTGATGTTGTGCCATTTGGTTATTCCTATACATTTTTCCAACTGATTTTCGCGTTCGCTAGCATGCATTCAAACATGCTTATTACAG TATCAGCTAATACTCGAGCCTATCAGCTGATACCCGATCATATTGATGCTGACCGGTACTATTTCGGTGCACCTTTATGGAATATAGAGCAATATTAA